AAGAGATGCTCTACAGATTTTAGAACAATTGTTTCAAAAAAAGAATATCGCTTTTCTTGTAGGAGGTTCTGGTTTATATTATTCGGCATTACTGGAAGGGATTGATGATATTCCGCCCATTGAACAAGAAACTAGAGATCGGGTAGAACTTCTTTTTGCACAAAAAGGCTTAGTAGGTCTTCAAGAACTGGTAAAAGAAATAGATCCAGAATTTTGGGCACAAGTGGATCAACAAAACCATAGAAGATTGATGCGTCCTATTGAAATGTATTGGCAAACAGGAAAAAATTTAAGTTATTATCAAAAAAACAAAAAGGCGAAAGAACGACCTTTTAGCGTATTGAAAATAGCTCTTCAGAGAGAAAGAGAAGAACTTTATGAACGTATTAATCATCGGGTAGACTTGATGATGGAAGAGGGATTAGAAAACGAAGTTAGAGAGTTGATTAATCATCAACACAGACAAGCACTTCAAACTGTGGGATACAAAGAGTTTTTTGATTTTTTTGACAATAAAATAGATCGAAAAACCTGTGTGGAGAAAATAAAACAAAACACACGAAGATATGCAAAAAGACAAATGACTTGGTTTAGAAGAGATAAAGAAATGCAGTTCTTTCATCCCTCGGAAAAGCAAGAAATAATACAATTTATAGAAAAATATTTATGATAAAAAAAATCATCTTTTTATTCCTACTCCTCAGTCAGTTTGCATGGAGTCAAACAAATTGGGAAAAAAAACTAAGTAAATACCACTTTGTACCACCAGTGAATTTCCCCATGAAACTATCGGGAAATTTTTGTGAATTACGTTCCAATCATTTCCATGGCGGATTAGATATTAAAACAGGAGGAGTAGAGGGAAAAAAGGTTGTTTCTATTGCCGATGGATATATTTCGAGGATAAAAATTTCTCCATACGGATACGGAAAAGCATTATATATCCACCATCCTGAATCTGGGATTACTAGTGTTTATGCGCATCTTCAAAAGTTCAACCCTCAAATAGATCGTTTTATAAAATCGTATCAAAAAAGAAATAAGAAGAATGAAGTTGATTTAACCGTTAAGGAAGGCAAATTACCCATAAAACAAGGAGGGAAAATAGGTCTTTCTGGAAATTCTGGAGGTTCTGGAGGTCCACATTTGCATTTTGAGGTAAGAAATATGGCAAATCAGCACCCTATAAATCCTCAGTATGTTTTTAAAAAAGTGAGCGACAAAATACCACCAGATATTTCATCTTTAATGGTGTATGATTTCGCTTCAGATGCAGAGGGACTCATTAATCGTCGTGAAAAATTCACCTTTAAGGAAACAGGAAGCGGAAAATATATGATTTCAGACACGCTTAAAACGACTGGATTTCCTGCCTTTGGAATAAAAATTTATGATCGGGCAAATGGTGCAAAAAACAAAAACGGATTTTATAGCCTAGATTATTATGTGGATAATCAAAAGGCGTTTTCAGTACTTATGGACGAGTATTCTTATGCAGAAAGTAGATACATAAATGCTTTAGTAGATTACGATTTTTTAAAAAAAGCGAAAGAAAGATTTTTAAGACTATTTCCTATGCCGAATATGAAATTGAGTGTCATAGATTATGATAAGCAAATACTGTTTAAAGAAATAGAGGACAATCTTGTGCATCAGGCAAAAGTGATTGTAAAAGATATAAAAGGAAATATTTCGGTAGCACAGTGGAAGTTTAAAAAATCTAGAGAAGAAAAAAATAGCTCCTTAAAAGAAGGACTCAATTTATCTTATAAAGAAGCTTCTATTGTTGATGAAAAAGGAATTGAAATGGCGTTTTCGTCTAAGAGTTTATATCACGATATCGCTTTTACACTAGATACCCAATGGGTAAAAGGTATTCCTAAAGTAGATATTGAACCTGAGAACTATGGAATTCATAAGAAAATAAAAATTGAAATGGATTGCCCAGAGAAATTACTCTCTAGAATTCATAAGCTTTGTTTTGTGTTTAATGGAAGTTATCAAAAGGCCCGTTTTGAAGGC
The genomic region above belongs to Flavobacteriales bacterium and contains:
- the miaA gene encoding tRNA (adenosine(37)-N6)-dimethylallyltransferase MiaA; amino-acid sequence: MKKPFLVLLTGPTAIGKTNLSVELAKYFGTEILSCDSRQFFEGMSIGTAVPSEKEMQDVKHHFVQHLSLDEHYSVGKFERDALQILEQLFQKKNIAFLVGGSGLYYSALLEGIDDIPPIEQETRDRVELLFAQKGLVGLQELVKEIDPEFWAQVDQQNHRRLMRPIEMYWQTGKNLSYYQKNKKAKERPFSVLKIALQREREELYERINHRVDLMMEEGLENEVRELINHQHRQALQTVGYKEFFDFFDNKIDRKTCVEKIKQNTRRYAKRQMTWFRRDKEMQFFHPSEKQEIIQFIEKYL
- a CDS encoding M23 family metallopeptidase yields the protein MIKKIIFLFLLLSQFAWSQTNWEKKLSKYHFVPPVNFPMKLSGNFCELRSNHFHGGLDIKTGGVEGKKVVSIADGYISRIKISPYGYGKALYIHHPESGITSVYAHLQKFNPQIDRFIKSYQKRNKKNEVDLTVKEGKLPIKQGGKIGLSGNSGGSGGPHLHFEVRNMANQHPINPQYVFKKVSDKIPPDISSLMVYDFASDAEGLINRREKFTFKETGSGKYMISDTLKTTGFPAFGIKIYDRANGAKNKNGFYSLDYYVDNQKAFSVLMDEYSYAESRYINALVDYDFLKKAKERFLRLFPMPNMKLSVIDYDKQILFKEIEDNLVHQAKVIVKDIKGNISVAQWKFKKSREEKNSSLKEGLNLSYKEASIVDEKGIEMAFSSKSLYHDIAFTLDTQWVKGIPKVDIEPENYGIHKKIKIEMDCPEKLLSRIHKLCFVFNGSYQKARFEGKRIFIKTRNLKDFTLDYDNDRPYIKILNFKKGQNLTKKKKIIIKGLDLQSGIKKYEAKLNGKWVIVDYDAKRNRFYHYFENKPNGKKHQFSFQITDNCGNSKIIKTEFIR